One Paraclostridium bifermentans DNA window includes the following coding sequences:
- the modA gene encoding molybdate ABC transporter substrate-binding protein → MRLSKKLLSLCLVSSLFLVGCSSNPPKKEDSSEKVTLSISAAASLKEAMEKIEKDYEKSNPNVDLVVNFGGSGSLQKQIEQGAPCDVFISAGEKQIKELDEKKLLEENTYKNLVKNDLVLIAPKNSDISSINDLKTDKVQKLGVGEPESVPAGKYAYEVLTNLNLEDKLKDKLVFAKDVKQVLAWTQSENTQAGFVYYSDTLGVDNIKIVETTKEDAHSPIVYPVAVIKASKVPDEAKKFEDYLFSEKGQNILVNCGYKPIKN, encoded by the coding sequence ATGAGATTAAGTAAAAAATTATTATCATTATGTTTAGTAAGTAGTTTATTTTTAGTTGGGTGTAGTTCAAACCCTCCTAAAAAAGAAGACTCTTCTGAAAAGGTAACTTTAAGTATTTCTGCAGCTGCTAGTTTAAAAGAAGCGATGGAAAAGATAGAAAAAGACTATGAAAAAAGTAATCCAAATGTTGATTTAGTCGTTAACTTCGGTGGATCTGGATCGTTACAAAAGCAAATAGAACAAGGTGCTCCTTGTGATGTATTTATATCTGCAGGTGAAAAACAAATTAAAGAACTAGACGAAAAAAAATTACTAGAAGAAAATACATATAAAAACTTAGTAAAAAATGACTTGGTTTTAATAGCTCCAAAAAACAGTGATATATCATCTATAAATGATTTAAAAACTGATAAAGTACAAAAGCTAGGCGTTGGCGAGCCAGAAAGTGTTCCTGCTGGAAAATATGCATACGAAGTGTTAACTAACTTAAATTTAGAAGATAAGTTAAAAGATAAGTTAGTCTTTGCAAAAGATGTTAAACAAGTTTTAGCATGGACTCAATCTGAAAATACACAAGCAGGTTTTGTTTACTATAGTGATACTCTAGGTGTAGATAATATAAAAATTGTAGAAACAACAAAGGAAGATGCTCATTCCCCTATAGTGTATCCTGTAGCGGTTATAAAAGCTAGTAAAGTTCCTGATGAGGCTAAAAAATTTGAAGATTATCTTTTTAGTGAAAAAGGACAAAATATTTTAGTCAATTGCGGATATAAACCTATTAAAAATTAA
- a CDS encoding HD domain-containing protein: MREKSMDILTKNLKSEHLIKHSYAVEAVMRSLAKKLDPKNEEDWAIAGLLHDIDSDLLDCKNNPDDMKKHGILAIDILKQENIGNQDIHHAIMAHNNDNGTERISLMDKAIYAADPITGFITAITLVYPDKKISSVKVKSITKRMKELRFAAGANREAMKSIEELGIPFPEFAELSLNAMRDISDDLGL, translated from the coding sequence ATGAGAGAAAAAAGTATGGATATATTGACTAAGAATTTAAAATCTGAGCACTTAATAAAACATTCGTATGCAGTTGAGGCTGTTATGAGATCTTTAGCTAAAAAGTTAGATCCTAAAAATGAGGAAGATTGGGCAATAGCAGGACTATTACATGATATTGATTCAGATTTACTAGACTGCAAAAACAATCCAGATGATATGAAAAAACATGGAATTCTTGCTATAGATATATTAAAACAAGAAAATATAGGTAATCAAGATATCCATCATGCTATTATGGCTCACAATAACGATAATGGTACAGAAAGAATTTCATTAATGGATAAAGCAATTTACGCAGCAGACCCAATAACAGGATTTATAACAGCTATAACATTAGTTTATCCAGATAAAAAAATATCTAGTGTAAAAGTAAAGTCTATAACTAAAAGAATGAAAGAACTAAGATTTGCTGCTGGAGCTAATAGAGAAGCAATGAAAAGTATAGAGGAACTTGGAATCCCATTTCCAGAGTTTGCAGAATTATCGCTTAATGCCATGAGAGACATAAGCGATGATTTAGGTCTTTAA
- the sugE gene encoding quaternary ammonium compound efflux SMR transporter SugE, with amino-acid sequence MKWLVLVIAGIFEVWWAVGLKYSEGFTKLVPSVLTVIGMIASFYFLSLALKELPLGTAYAIWTGIGTIGTVILGVFLFKEPIDLVRLVCIGFIVAGIIGLKLVSQH; translated from the coding sequence ATGAAATGGTTAGTGTTAGTAATTGCAGGTATATTTGAAGTATGGTGGGCTGTAGGACTTAAATATTCAGAAGGGTTTACAAAGTTAGTTCCAAGTGTTTTAACTGTAATAGGTATGATAGCTAGTTTTTACTTCTTATCATTAGCGTTAAAAGAGCTGCCACTAGGAACCGCTTATGCTATTTGGACAGGGATAGGAACTATTGGTACTGTTATTTTAGGTGTGTTTTTATTTAAAGAGCCTATTGATTTAGTTAGACTAGTTTGTATTGGGTTTATAGTAGCAGGAATAATAGGCCTAAAACTAGTATCTCAACATTAA
- the helD gene encoding RNA polymerase recycling motor HelD, with translation MSLNNYELNLENEWLQRVLTEANKQLDEKRSAKDRFKKDAIETQRELWSDLGSVSIENGLDQLSDFMSFMDIMKNQKRSHEFTQKLEEKYERMLESPYFGRIDFVEDNQSDAQKCYIGLSNLVDEDYDFLVYDWRAPISSMFYDYETGQASYECPEGTISGEITGKRQYKINNGKIEYMFDSNLSIDDEMLQELLSKNADDKMKGIVTTIQREQNQVIRNENYKNLIVQGAAGSGKTSVALHRIAYLLYKHRDKVTPQNIIIFSPNNIFNDYISNVLPQLGEDNMYQTTFKDYMHKELGPEFKKESPSEMMEYILGSNEKLTYQDRIKNIKFKTSVEFVEILKQYISYVETVDRSFKDIVVRGKLIISSEDIKNLFFNDYSNLPIKRRLEKIKSRIIFLIEPYEQSWIDEIYQELFKSGDFIQKEEMIEKSTLIVKENLRDVYDSISKMTEFKLIEIYKDLFKNLNTFLNEINVEYDDSFISHIKTYTIDNLNAKILNYEDQVALLYLKGALGDIPTTSQIKYVIIDEAQDYTPLQYEIFYQLFKSANMTILGDINQSINPFMNVGNYNNIYNISQNDTCIINLTKSYRSTMEITKFSRNLLSEHIDDECVERHGDEPTVAAFSDKLYMNEKLVEDIKSYSEKNYKSIGIITKTARETKDLYNFLKESSIDVSSVEKDDDYYTNGVTVIPSYLAKGLEFDVVFIYDASNINYNSENERLLLYTCCTRALHVLNVYHLGEITNLFK, from the coding sequence ATGAGTCTAAATAATTATGAGTTAAATCTTGAAAATGAATGGTTACAAAGAGTTCTTACCGAGGCTAATAAACAGCTTGATGAAAAGCGTAGTGCTAAAGATAGATTTAAAAAAGATGCTATAGAAACACAAAGAGAACTCTGGAGTGATTTAGGATCTGTTTCTATAGAAAATGGATTAGATCAACTTTCAGATTTTATGTCATTTATGGATATTATGAAAAATCAAAAAAGAAGTCATGAATTTACCCAAAAACTTGAAGAAAAGTATGAAAGAATGCTTGAATCTCCTTATTTCGGTCGAATCGACTTTGTTGAAGATAACCAATCAGATGCCCAAAAGTGTTATATTGGATTATCAAATCTTGTTGATGAGGATTATGATTTTCTTGTGTATGACTGGAGAGCACCTATTTCAAGTATGTTTTATGACTATGAAACTGGACAAGCCAGTTATGAATGTCCAGAAGGTACAATATCTGGAGAAATCACTGGTAAAAGACAGTATAAAATCAATAATGGTAAAATTGAGTATATGTTCGATAGTAACCTAAGTATTGATGATGAAATGTTGCAAGAACTTCTGAGTAAGAATGCTGATGATAAGATGAAAGGTATAGTTACAACTATTCAGAGAGAGCAAAATCAAGTAATTCGTAACGAAAATTATAAAAACCTAATTGTTCAAGGAGCTGCTGGAAGTGGAAAAACTTCTGTTGCACTTCATAGAATTGCATATCTATTATATAAACATAGAGATAAAGTAACACCTCAAAATATAATAATATTTTCTCCAAATAATATCTTCAATGATTATATTTCAAATGTATTACCTCAACTTGGTGAAGATAATATGTACCAAACAACCTTTAAAGATTATATGCATAAAGAATTAGGGCCTGAATTTAAGAAAGAGTCACCTTCAGAAATGATGGAGTATATACTTGGTTCTAATGAAAAATTAACATATCAAGATAGAATCAAAAATATAAAATTTAAAACATCTGTAGAATTTGTTGAAATTCTAAAACAGTATATAAGTTACGTAGAGACAGTAGATAGAAGTTTTAAAGATATTGTTGTAAGGGGTAAGTTAATAATTTCTTCTGAAGATATAAAAAACCTATTTTTTAATGATTATTCAAATCTTCCAATTAAAAGAAGATTAGAAAAAATTAAATCAAGAATCATATTCCTTATTGAACCATATGAACAATCTTGGATTGACGAAATATATCAAGAACTTTTTAAATCTGGAGACTTTATTCAAAAGGAAGAAATGATAGAAAAAAGTACGCTAATTGTAAAAGAAAATTTAAGAGATGTATATGATTCTATTTCTAAAATGACAGAATTTAAATTAATTGAAATTTACAAAGATCTATTTAAAAATTTAAATACATTTTTAAATGAAATAAATGTTGAATATGATGATAGTTTTATAAGTCATATAAAAACTTACACAATAGATAATTTAAATGCAAAGATACTTAATTATGAAGATCAAGTTGCACTTTTATACTTAAAAGGAGCACTTGGTGATATCCCAACTACTTCTCAAATTAAGTATGTAATTATAGATGAAGCACAAGATTACACTCCATTGCAGTATGAAATTTTTTATCAACTTTTTAAATCTGCTAACATGACTATATTAGGGGATATAAATCAGTCAATTAATCCATTTATGAATGTTGGAAACTATAACAACATTTATAATATATCCCAAAATGACACTTGCATAATAAACCTAACAAAGAGCTATCGTTCAACTATGGAAATCACTAAATTTTCAAGAAATCTTCTAAGTGAACATATAGATGATGAGTGCGTTGAAAGACACGGTGATGAACCTACTGTTGCTGCTTTCTCAGATAAACTTTATATGAACGAAAAACTGGTTGAAGATATAAAGTCTTATTCAGAAAAAAATTATAAATCTATAGGAATTATTACTAAAACAGCTCGTGAAACCAAAGATTTATATAACTTTTTAAAAGAAAGTAGTATCGATGTAAGTTCTGTAGAAAAAGATGATGATTATTATACAAACGGAGTAACAGTAATCCCTTCATATCTGGCTAAAGGGCTTGAGTTTGATGTTGTTTTTATATATGATGCTAGTAATATAAATTATAATAGTGAAAATGAAAGATTGCTTCTTTACACTTGTTGTACAAGAGCTCTTCATGTATTAAATGTATATCATTTAGGAGAAATAACAAATTTATTTAAATAA
- a CDS encoding helix-turn-helix transcriptional regulator — protein sequence MTKFISNLKKYRQFNELTQEELANKVSVRRETIARLENAKYNPSLELAMRISKELNTPIEKLFIFEFNN from the coding sequence ATGACAAAGTTTATTAGTAATTTAAAAAAGTATCGTCAATTTAATGAATTAACCCAAGAAGAACTAGCTAATAAAGTTAGTGTTAGGCGAGAGACTATAGCTCGTTTAGAAAATGCTAAATACAATCCTTCTCTTGAACTTGCAATGAGGATATCAAAAGAATTAAATACTCCAATTGAAAAGTTGTTTATATTTGAATTTAATAATTAA
- a CDS encoding DUF3796 domain-containing protein — MKFINKYSFLFCLFGLQGFNGLHGDPSDFLYFAFFANLGNIWWYKLGDCEDERFTCNKHKAGYISLRICLPFAVILSILINLYTVDLITLYRFQILILSLTFAIAMNLWAFLTYKFDVGV, encoded by the coding sequence ATGAAATTTATAAATAAATATTCATTTCTATTTTGTTTATTTGGATTACAAGGATTTAATGGATTACATGGAGATCCTTCAGATTTTTTATATTTTGCATTCTTTGCAAACTTAGGGAATATTTGGTGGTATAAGTTAGGTGATTGTGAAGATGAGCGATTTACTTGTAACAAACATAAAGCCGGTTATATATCTCTTAGAATATGTCTTCCTTTTGCAGTTATCTTAAGTATATTAATTAATCTATATACAGTAGATTTAATAACACTTTACAGATTTCAAATTTTAATCTTATCTCTTACTTTTGCAATAGCAATGAATTTATGGGCATTTTTAACTTACAAATTTGATGTTGGGGTTTAA